One part of the Verrucomicrobiota bacterium genome encodes these proteins:
- a CDS encoding glycosyltransferase family 9 protein → MRTDSTDLRLDRLGRIVVIRLGALGDVVRTMPAVQALRTAAPQARLAWLVDDRCAAILDGAPCADELLVVPRRELRASSRNPFRWAAWWRVWRAFRRRLEAWRADAVFDFHGLFKTGVLTRSTHAPVRVGYVRGHSKEGAWRAYTVLVDAGPVRLSRFERNMALVEQFGARRPDAPPALAFSDADRRKIEAFLAPLDARRIVVLFPGASPSGRRKKWPPAKYGALADRLVDELGLVPLVVVGPGEAGLADEVRAAAHVELRVVPPLSVKELALVLGRARCYIGGDTGPMHIASIMRTPVVMIIGPCDPVISEPMPYSPFRIVEPSSGAPFKTRSTADVGVGEVFDAVRGLLDEGASWVAG, encoded by the coding sequence ATGCGCACCGACTCGACAGACCTGCGCCTCGACCGGCTTGGCCGGATCGTCGTGATCCGGCTCGGCGCGCTCGGTGACGTGGTCCGGACCATGCCCGCGGTCCAGGCGCTCCGAACCGCTGCGCCGCAGGCGCGGCTTGCCTGGCTGGTCGATGACCGGTGCGCGGCCATCCTCGATGGCGCGCCGTGCGCCGACGAGCTGCTTGTCGTACCGCGGCGCGAGCTGCGCGCGTCGTCGCGCAATCCGTTCCGGTGGGCGGCGTGGTGGCGCGTGTGGCGCGCGTTCCGGCGCCGGCTCGAAGCGTGGCGTGCCGACGCTGTGTTCGATTTTCACGGCCTGTTCAAGACGGGAGTGCTCACGCGCAGCACGCACGCGCCGGTGCGCGTCGGCTACGTGCGCGGACACAGCAAAGAGGGCGCGTGGCGCGCCTACACGGTGCTTGTCGACGCCGGACCCGTCCGGCTCTCGCGCTTCGAACGCAACATGGCGCTCGTCGAGCAGTTCGGCGCCCGGCGGCCCGACGCGCCGCCCGCACTCGCCTTCAGCGATGCTGATCGCAGGAAGATCGAGGCATTCTTGGCACCGCTCGACGCGCGCCGCATCGTCGTCCTGTTCCCAGGGGCAAGCCCATCGGGCCGACGCAAGAAGTGGCCGCCGGCGAAGTACGGTGCGCTGGCCGACCGGCTCGTCGATGAGCTTGGCCTGGTGCCGCTCGTGGTCGTCGGGCCGGGCGAGGCGGGTCTTGCTGACGAGGTTCGCGCGGCGGCGCACGTCGAACTGCGCGTCGTGCCGCCGCTGTCGGTCAAGGAGCTCGCGTTGGTCCTGGGCCGGGCGCGCTGCTACATCGGCGGTGACACCGGTCCGATGCACATCGCTTCGATCATGCGCACGCCGGTGGTTATGATTATCGGACCGTGCGACCCCGTCATCAGCGAGCCGATGCCGTACAGCCCGTTCCGCATCGTCGAACCCTCGTCGGGGGCGCCGTTCAAGACGCGCTCCACGGCAGACGTTGGCGTTGGCGAGGTTTTCGACGCGGTCCGCGGTCTTCTCGACGAGGGGGCGAGCTGGGTCGCCGGC